In one window of Musa acuminata AAA Group cultivar baxijiao chromosome BXJ3-2, Cavendish_Baxijiao_AAA, whole genome shotgun sequence DNA:
- the LOC104000742 gene encoding peptidyl-prolyl cis-trans isomerase CYP22 → MASGGAATNNNNNSVVVAAATAAATPTVAVEWHLRPPNPKNPIVFFDVTIGSIPAGRIKMELFADIVPKTAENFRQFCTGEYRKANLPIGYKGCQFHRIIKDFMIQAGDFLKGDGSGCVSIYGSKFEDENFIAKHTGPGLLSMANSGANTNGCQFFITCAKCDWLDNKHVVFGRVLGEGLLVVRKIENVATGPNNRPKLACLISECGEM, encoded by the exons ATGGCTTCCGGCGGCGCTGCaacgaacaacaacaacaatagcgTCGTGGTCGCGGCTGCCACTGCCGCTGCAACACCGACGGTGGCGGTGGAGTGGCACCTGAGGCCTCCCAACCCGAAGAACCCCATCGTCTTCTTCGACGTCACAATCGGGTCCATCCCCGCCGGCCGCATCAAGATGGAGCTCTTCGCCGACATCGTCCCCAAGACCGCTGAAAACTTTAG GCAGTTCTGCACTGGAGAATACAG AAAGGCGAACTTACCAATTGGTTACAAGGGATGCCAGTTCCATCGCATAATTAAGGACTTCATGATTCAGGCAGGTGATTTTCTGAAG GGTGATGGAAGTGGATGTGTAAGTATCTATGGGAGCAAGTTTGAGGATGAAAATTTTATAGCAAAGCATACTGGTCCTGGCCTACTATCTATG GCAAATAGTGGAGCAAACACTAATGGTTGTCAG TTCTTTATTACATGTGCAAAATGTGATTGGCTAGACAATAAGCATGTAGTCTTCGGG AGGGTTCTGGGAGAAGGTCTCTTGGTTGTTAGGAAGATCGAGAATGTTGCTACTGGACCAAACAATCGGCCAAAGCTCGCGTGCCTAATATCTGAATGTGGAGAGATGTAG